The following coding sequences are from one Candidatus Nitrosopumilus sp. SW window:
- a CDS encoding ABC transporter substrate-binding protein has translation MKIRSVIVAGIVAIVVFSVLGVALDSGNSANENKLRIAYFPNIGHAIPIVGMEKGFFEDHLGDDVKIETKVFDSGPQAIEALFANSVDLAYVGPGPAINGFLNSDNHNIKILAGAASGGASFIVHPDSEINSASDFAGKKIAAPQIGNTQDVSLRHFLAENQLKPAEKGGSVVVYNIPNPDIYTLFVKGDIDGAWVAEPWATILETELDGKRLFHEEELWPDKEFASVLLIGNVNYVDKNSPIWDDFIRAHHETVIWIQANPKDTRIVFNDFLTSYLGQSLSDDVVDTALSNILITADPKPDSVFSFAEKADALGYLGRNGYDLSGIFYSFDTNSLEETSSQ, from the coding sequence ATGAAAATTCGTTCGGTAATCGTTGCAGGAATAGTCGCAATTGTCGTGTTTTCCGTACTTGGAGTTGCACTTGACTCTGGTAATAGTGCAAATGAGAACAAACTCCGAATAGCATACTTTCCAAACATTGGACATGCCATACCGATTGTGGGGATGGAAAAAGGATTCTTTGAAGATCATCTTGGTGATGATGTTAAAATTGAAACCAAAGTATTTGATAGTGGACCACAAGCAATAGAAGCTTTGTTTGCAAATTCAGTTGATCTTGCATATGTCGGACCTGGACCTGCAATTAACGGATTTTTAAATTCTGATAATCATAACATAAAGATACTTGCTGGTGCTGCAAGTGGCGGTGCCAGTTTTATTGTGCATCCAGATTCAGAAATAAATTCTGCATCTGACTTTGCAGGAAAAAAAATCGCTGCTCCTCAAATCGGTAACACACAAGATGTTTCATTACGTCATTTTTTGGCTGAAAACCAACTAAAGCCTGCTGAGAAAGGAGGTAGTGTTGTTGTTTACAATATTCCAAATCCTGATATTTACACATTATTTGTAAAGGGTGACATTGATGGTGCATGGGTTGCAGAACCATGGGCCACAATTTTAGAAACTGAACTTGATGGAAAACGATTATTCCATGAAGAAGAACTTTGGCCGGACAAAGAATTTGCATCTGTTCTGCTAATTGGAAATGTAAATTACGTTGACAAAAATAGTCCTATTTGGGATGACTTTATACGCGCGCATCATGAAACAGTGATTTGGATTCAGGCAAATCCAAAAGACACTAGAATTGTTTTCAATGATTTTCTAACTTCATACCTTGGACAATCTTTGTCTGATGATGTTGTAGATACTGCATTATCAAATATTTTGATAACTGCAGATCCTAAACCTGACTCTGTTTTCTCCTTTGCTGAAAAGGCTGATGCCTTGGGTTATCTTGGAAGAAATGGATATGATTTGTCTGGAATTTTTTACAGCTTTGATACAAATTCTCTAGAGGAGACTAGTTCACAATGA
- a CDS encoding ABC transporter ATP-binding protein has translation MTKLEAKNIVKYFSHDSHKLKALGGIDLKVESGDFVCLIGPSGCGKSTFLRIVAGLEKPDDGQILFDGHPVNETGPERIMVFQEGALFPWLTVQDNVEFGLKMAGIPKEERAKISHRYLDMMQLTKFTDSYTYQLSTGMKQRVAIARALVMDPDVLLMDEPFAALDAQTRDLLLVEMQLIWEKTKKTILFVTHSVAEAAVLGTKVAVFSNRPSVIKKEVDNDFPRPRVTEDESLLKFQQDLLAELRPEVKKNKE, from the coding sequence ATGACCAAACTAGAGGCTAAGAATATAGTCAAATATTTCAGCCATGATTCTCATAAACTCAAAGCTCTAGGCGGCATAGACCTCAAGGTAGAGTCTGGCGACTTTGTATGTTTGATAGGACCTTCTGGATGTGGAAAATCTACATTTTTGCGCATAGTTGCAGGCTTGGAAAAGCCTGATGATGGTCAGATACTCTTTGATGGTCATCCTGTAAATGAGACTGGACCTGAAAGAATTATGGTCTTTCAAGAAGGTGCACTATTCCCATGGCTCACAGTACAGGATAATGTGGAGTTTGGATTAAAAATGGCAGGAATACCAAAAGAAGAACGTGCAAAGATATCTCACAGATATCTTGACATGATGCAATTAACAAAATTCACTGATTCTTACACTTACCAACTTTCAACAGGGATGAAACAACGTGTAGCAATTGCTAGAGCTCTTGTAATGGATCCTGATGTATTGCTTATGGATGAACCATTTGCAGCACTTGATGCACAAACTCGTGATTTACTACTAGTAGAGATGCAATTAATTTGGGAGAAAACAAAAAAGACTATTCTATTTGTAACTCATAGTGTTGCAGAAGCCGCAGTACTTGGAACCAAAGTTGCAGTGTTTAGTAACCGTCCATCTGTAATCAAAAAAGAAGTTGATAATGATTTTCCAAGACCTAGAGTTACTGAAGATGAATCTTTATTGAAATTTCAACAAGACTTGTTAGCCGAACTAAGACCTGAGGTAAAGAAAAACAAAGAGTGA
- a CDS encoding ABC transporter permease, translating to MAKNYTPHRIAFYIAIIVVWQITAMTGLWPDNVFPSPYEVAEDLGYSAADGSLFYGIATSMWRLAVGLAIAIGGGIVLGIFMARVEVVNQTVGSLVLGLQSIPSIAWVPLAILWFGLTDGGIIFVTAIGAIFAVTINTYTGVKNINPHFIEAARNMGAKGSQLVTAVLIPAAFPYMISGFKQGWAFAWRGVIGAEILFSFLGLGFLLNAGRSLNDVSQVIAIMLVIMGIGLAVDGVVFKKLEDKVMSRWGLR from the coding sequence GTGGCAAAAAATTACACTCCTCATAGAATTGCATTTTACATTGCAATCATTGTTGTTTGGCAAATAACTGCAATGACTGGACTTTGGCCAGATAATGTTTTTCCATCTCCCTATGAAGTAGCTGAAGACTTGGGTTATAGTGCAGCAGATGGAAGTTTGTTTTATGGCATTGCAACTAGTATGTGGAGATTAGCAGTTGGACTGGCTATTGCAATTGGTGGTGGTATTGTTTTAGGAATTTTTATGGCAAGAGTTGAAGTTGTCAATCAAACTGTTGGTTCTTTAGTATTGGGTTTACAATCTATTCCATCTATTGCATGGGTGCCACTTGCAATTCTTTGGTTTGGTTTAACTGATGGTGGAATTATTTTTGTTACTGCAATTGGTGCAATTTTTGCTGTTACAATCAACACCTACACTGGCGTCAAAAACATTAATCCTCATTTCATCGAGGCTGCAAGAAACATGGGTGCAAAAGGAAGCCAACTTGTAACTGCAGTATTGATTCCTGCAGCATTCCCATACATGATTTCAGGCTTTAAACAAGGCTGGGCCTTTGCTTGGAGAGGTGTAATTGGAGCAGAAATTCTGTTTTCATTCCTAGGATTGGGCTTTTTACTCAATGCTGGTCGTTCACTAAATGATGTTTCCCAAGTTATTGCAATAATGCTTGTAATCATGGGAATTGGTCTTGCAGTTGATGGTGTTGTTTTCAAGAAATTAGAAGACAAAGTAATGTCTAGATGGGGATTAAGATAA
- a CDS encoding universal stress protein produces the protein MLEKILVPFDGSGYSQKAFEKALEISEKFESKLVVVTVLQSKVSDSAGISLERMQEIQEEEKDTATVMLKKLEDKANAKNIPFSMEIIHNPSPSDGIVTFADKNKVDLIVIGSHGRTGFRKIVLGSVANGVLAHAKCPVLITKGTEE, from the coding sequence ATGTTGGAAAAAATTTTGGTCCCATTTGATGGCTCAGGATATTCTCAAAAAGCATTTGAGAAAGCATTAGAGATATCTGAAAAATTTGAATCAAAACTTGTAGTTGTAACTGTATTACAATCAAAAGTATCTGATTCTGCAGGGATTTCTCTTGAGAGGATGCAAGAGATTCAAGAAGAAGAGAAAGATACTGCAACTGTAATGCTAAAGAAACTTGAAGATAAAGCAAATGCAAAAAATATTCCATTCTCAATGGAAATAATTCACAACCCTTCACCTTCTGATGGAATTGTAACTTTTGCTGACAAGAATAAAGTTGATTTGATCGTAATTGGTTCACATGGAAGAACCGGTTTTAGAAAAATTGTGCTGGGAAGTGTAGCAAATGGAGTACTTGCGCATGCTAAGTGTCCTGTTCTAATCACCAAGGGAACAGAAGAATAA
- a CDS encoding histone: protein MAQTKAQKSAAAKKAAITRKRNAKLKAEAAEKAAALRKRRAAARKRAAAASAPKKRSVKRTTKRTVAKKAAPKRKAIKRKATPKSKVATKRSATKAKGRKR from the coding sequence ATGGCACAAACCAAAGCCCAAAAAAGTGCAGCTGCAAAAAAAGCAGCTATAACTAGAAAAAGAAATGCAAAGCTAAAAGCTGAAGCAGCAGAAAAAGCAGCAGCCCTAAGAAAGCGTAGAGCAGCAGCAAGAAAAAGAGCCGCAGCAGCAAGTGCACCAAAAAAACGTAGTGTAAAAAGAACTACAAAACGCACTGTAGCAAAAAAAGCAGCCCCAAAGAGAAAGGCAATCAAACGTAAAGCCACACCAAAGAGTAAAGTTGCAACAAAAAGATCAGCAACAAAAGCAAAAGGAAGAAAACGATAA
- a CDS encoding M20/M25/M40 family metallo-hydrolase, which produces MKVSLIYNEKKIDPDDVINVFGMTTKEHYSTKAVERVARALEKGGHSVKVIEGDIHLADELREFMPKVVSGEKPGMVFNMAYGIQGQNRYTHVPAMMEMLGIPYIGSGPAGHAIVQDKVMTKIVLQKNNISTPGFWVFKTPDDKFDDLVFPVIVKPKLESTSMGMEVVDNWNDLRKAVAIQIEKFQQDILVEQFVSGREFAVGLIGNSPNIEVLPIVEIDLGDPDKIQTNDDKKKTGGVDKICPAKLSKEKTEEMKQMCIQAFTALGLNDYSRVDFRMDKDENLYILELNSMASLGMGGSLFYAAKTAGYTYESLINKILDVATIRYFGSSQPTETEADLTQPLRVVARTYLRGHLQNQKDTLRDFVNLNTHVRNVDNVNKLGTMLSRRLKHLGFNERLHKQFEVGDIHYFKNHEEEKNDVLIISHMDTHYGPNDLISYFEDDDRIYGSGIAESKGGLIVMLGALHALRFAKRLKKIKCGVLLTTDDSLGGRFSKKIVQQYSKKSKYIIGLKSASKDGGIITTCYGRNDYQIRFTAPNSTSSDIHGIIPILGKKITAIEKLSKDEKNYRLRTTSVIAQGTHGHTPNYATLSIICSFKTPSLGKTMDSKIRTIMKKKESGQKNLEVAINQIQTRPPVIEEESDKKFYEMVEDLAEKHELKIRRHEQIMSSDISNVPSRLPALDGFGPIGHKYRSTQEYILHDSITERSALLASVLYRCGGN; this is translated from the coding sequence ATGAAGGTCTCTCTAATCTATAATGAGAAAAAAATCGACCCAGATGATGTTATCAATGTTTTTGGAATGACTACAAAAGAGCATTACAGTACAAAAGCTGTTGAGAGAGTTGCAAGAGCTCTTGAAAAAGGAGGTCACTCTGTAAAAGTCATTGAAGGTGATATTCACCTTGCTGATGAATTACGTGAATTTATGCCAAAAGTAGTCTCAGGTGAAAAACCTGGGATGGTTTTCAACATGGCATATGGCATTCAAGGACAAAACAGGTACACTCATGTTCCTGCAATGATGGAAATGCTTGGTATTCCTTACATAGGTTCTGGTCCTGCAGGTCATGCAATTGTGCAAGATAAGGTGATGACAAAAATCGTTTTACAAAAAAATAATATTTCCACTCCTGGTTTTTGGGTATTCAAGACACCTGATGATAAATTTGATGATTTAGTTTTTCCAGTAATTGTAAAACCAAAATTAGAATCTACTTCTATGGGGATGGAGGTTGTGGATAATTGGAATGATTTACGAAAAGCAGTGGCGATACAAATTGAAAAATTTCAACAAGATATTCTAGTAGAACAGTTTGTTTCTGGACGAGAATTTGCAGTAGGATTAATTGGAAATAGTCCAAACATCGAAGTTCTTCCAATAGTTGAAATTGACTTGGGTGATCCTGACAAAATTCAAACAAATGATGATAAAAAGAAAACAGGTGGAGTTGATAAAATCTGTCCTGCAAAACTATCCAAAGAAAAAACAGAAGAAATGAAACAGATGTGTATTCAAGCATTTACGGCATTAGGTCTTAATGACTACAGCAGAGTTGATTTTAGAATGGATAAAGATGAGAATCTTTACATTTTAGAACTAAATTCTATGGCAAGTCTGGGCATGGGCGGTTCTTTGTTTTATGCTGCAAAAACAGCTGGGTATACCTATGAATCTCTAATCAATAAAATTTTAGACGTCGCAACCATTAGATATTTTGGCTCATCACAACCAACAGAGACTGAAGCAGATCTTACTCAACCACTCCGTGTTGTTGCTCGAACTTATCTTAGAGGTCATCTGCAAAACCAAAAGGACACTTTACGAGATTTTGTTAATCTGAACACACACGTACGTAATGTCGATAATGTGAATAAATTAGGTACAATGCTATCTCGGAGATTGAAACATTTGGGATTCAATGAGCGTTTGCACAAGCAGTTCGAAGTTGGTGACATACATTATTTTAAAAATCATGAAGAAGAAAAAAATGACGTCCTGATAATATCTCATATGGATACTCACTATGGGCCAAATGATCTTATCTCGTATTTTGAAGATGATGATAGGATTTATGGGTCTGGTATAGCTGAAAGTAAAGGTGGTTTGATTGTAATGTTAGGAGCATTACATGCTTTACGTTTTGCAAAGAGACTCAAGAAAATCAAATGCGGAGTGTTGCTTACAACTGATGATAGTTTGGGAGGACGTTTTAGCAAAAAAATTGTTCAACAATATTCCAAAAAATCAAAATACATTATTGGATTAAAATCTGCAAGCAAAGATGGTGGCATAATTACAACATGTTATGGGAGAAATGATTATCAAATTAGATTTACAGCCCCTAACTCCACATCCTCAGACATTCATGGAATAATTCCAATACTTGGAAAAAAGATTACTGCAATTGAAAAACTTTCAAAAGATGAAAAGAATTATCGTCTAAGAACCACTTCTGTTATTGCACAAGGTACTCATGGACATACTCCAAATTATGCTACCTTGTCTATAATTTGCAGTTTCAAAACTCCTTCATTGGGAAAAACAATGGATTCTAAAATCAGAACTATTATGAAGAAAAAAGAATCTGGTCAAAAGAACTTGGAAGTTGCAATAAACCAAATACAAACAAGACCTCCAGTCATTGAAGAGGAATCTGACAAAAAATTCTATGAGATGGTTGAAGATTTAGCTGAAAAACATGAATTAAAAATAAGACGACATGAACAGATAATGTCTTCAGATATTAGTAATGTGCCTTCAAGATTACCTGCATTAGATGGATTTGGTCCTATTGGTCACAAATATCGCTCTACACAAGAATACATACTTCATGATAGCATAACAGAGCGTTCAGCTCTACTTGCATCTGTTTTGTATAGGTGTGGTGGAAATTGA
- the corA gene encoding magnesium/cobalt transporter CorA — MKNNIGIIANRLVYGFVFAFLYQIIIGIATSLLSIPLTGNIQDLISGVEQIDSTQGPLLVVWWILSTVIITAIALLIIRYKKFMSPYKGEANIEIPPRITAITAIIIGASISFLFFLLDSVIGLVVQPGSQTDVSAIYQAALIGDFTPLTVSIIFSIIAGFIIIGVASKTSTVKQITRDIGLQDIAGFKLMKNVTKTQKTTISDTIGQRPGALIHVGEKKVDKVTIDLIEYDDTDINEIHDATSEQCLDSKNKPNVSWVNIVGIHDPEIIKTFGNNFGIHSLHQANIMNTELRPSVEISDDYVMMMFKMPHYDPKTGKLELEQVSIILSEHYLLTFQETADDFFDEIRKRLRNNSGSIRKVQSDYLAYSLIDAIVDSYFLVLEKIGDITENLEEELMQNPTAETMQTIQTLKRRMISLRKAIWPGREIINSLERDSTILISERTRPYLRDVYNHTIQVTDSIEGLRDVIGGMLDTYLSSVSNKMNEVMKTLTIIASIFIPITFIAGIYGTNFSYVPELAWEGSYFVMLGVMGVISLCMIGYFKKKRWM, encoded by the coding sequence ATGAAAAATAACATTGGAATAATTGCAAATAGACTTGTTTATGGATTTGTTTTTGCGTTTTTATATCAAATAATTATTGGCATAGCTACATCTTTACTCTCAATCCCTTTAACTGGAAATATTCAAGATCTTATTTCTGGAGTTGAACAAATTGATTCTACACAAGGTCCATTACTTGTAGTTTGGTGGATTCTTTCTACTGTTATCATCACTGCCATTGCACTTTTGATTATACGCTACAAAAAATTCATGTCTCCCTATAAAGGCGAAGCAAATATTGAGATTCCACCTAGAATCACTGCAATTACTGCAATAATTATTGGTGCATCTATATCCTTCTTGTTTTTCTTATTGGATTCGGTTATAGGATTAGTTGTTCAACCAGGTTCTCAGACTGATGTATCTGCAATATATCAAGCTGCATTAATAGGCGATTTTACTCCTTTAACTGTAAGTATTATCTTTTCAATAATTGCGGGCTTTATCATAATTGGTGTTGCAAGTAAAACTTCAACTGTCAAACAAATAACTCGAGATATTGGTTTACAGGATATTGCAGGATTCAAACTGATGAAAAATGTAACTAAAACTCAAAAAACTACAATATCTGACACCATCGGTCAACGCCCTGGAGCTTTAATTCATGTTGGTGAGAAAAAAGTCGACAAAGTTACAATTGATCTAATAGAATATGATGATACTGATATTAACGAAATCCATGATGCAACTTCTGAACAATGTCTAGACTCAAAAAACAAACCAAATGTTTCATGGGTTAACATAGTTGGTATACATGATCCAGAAATAATCAAAACTTTTGGTAACAACTTTGGGATTCATTCACTTCATCAAGCAAATATTATGAATACCGAACTGCGTCCATCTGTAGAGATTTCTGATGATTATGTTATGATGATGTTCAAGATGCCTCACTATGATCCAAAAACAGGAAAACTAGAACTAGAACAAGTATCAATAATACTATCTGAACACTATCTCTTGACTTTCCAAGAGACCGCAGATGATTTTTTTGATGAAATTCGGAAAAGATTACGTAACAATTCTGGCTCTATTCGCAAAGTTCAAAGTGATTACTTGGCATATTCTCTAATTGATGCTATTGTGGATAGTTACTTTTTGGTATTAGAAAAAATTGGAGATATTACTGAGAATCTTGAAGAAGAATTAATGCAGAATCCTACTGCTGAGACTATGCAGACCATTCAAACACTCAAGCGTAGAATGATTTCATTAAGAAAAGCAATTTGGCCTGGACGAGAGATTATCAACTCTTTAGAACGTGATTCTACAATTTTGATTTCAGAAAGAACAAGACCTTATCTTCGTGATGTATATAATCACACCATTCAAGTTACTGATTCTATTGAGGGGTTAAGAGATGTAATTGGCGGAATGCTTGATACCTATCTTTCTAGTGTAAGCAACAAAATGAATGAAGTCATGAAGACTCTTACAATTATTGCATCTATATTCATCCCAATAACATTCATAGCTGGAATATATGGTACCAATTTCTCATATGTTCCTGAATTAGCTTGGGAGGGAAGTTATTTTGTGATGCTTGGTGTGATGGGTGTTATTTCACTATGTATGATAGGCTATTTCAAAAAGAAACGGTGGATGTAG
- a CDS encoding ion transporter, with protein sequence MTNVVLQRTYEILEGTTNDKIARGFQFFIISLIAVNVLVVIVETEESVLDEYGYLFTPFEIFSVLVFTGEYAARLIVCKLNPKYQNKKFGLLRFAFSPMMLIDLAAILPFFLPFVVADVRFIRIIRLLRLFRMFKLARYSEPMQTLGEVFKSKAGDLAVAFFILFIVLIFASSLMYHAEHEAQPEAFSSIPTSMWWGIVTLTTIGYGDVYPVTVAGKFIAAGVAILGIAVYAIPTGIMASAFTEELRKRKEQKNNTCPHCGKDITHS encoded by the coding sequence ATGACTAATGTTGTACTGCAAAGAACATATGAGATTCTAGAAGGCACCACAAATGACAAAATTGCAAGAGGCTTTCAATTTTTCATTATATCGTTAATTGCAGTAAATGTTCTTGTTGTAATTGTCGAAACAGAAGAATCTGTATTGGATGAGTATGGATATTTGTTTACTCCTTTTGAAATATTTTCAGTATTAGTTTTCACAGGAGAATATGCTGCAAGATTAATTGTTTGTAAACTAAATCCAAAATATCAAAATAAAAAATTTGGTCTGTTGAGATTTGCTTTTTCTCCAATGATGCTAATTGATTTAGCTGCAATATTGCCATTCTTCTTGCCATTTGTAGTCGCAGATGTGCGATTTATCAGAATCATAAGATTGTTGAGACTCTTTAGAATGTTCAAACTTGCAAGATATTCTGAACCTATGCAGACACTTGGAGAAGTTTTCAAATCAAAAGCAGGAGATTTGGCAGTAGCATTCTTTATCCTTTTCATTGTCTTGATTTTTGCATCTAGTTTGATGTATCATGCAGAGCATGAAGCACAACCAGAAGCATTTTCTAGTATACCTACATCTATGTGGTGGGGAATTGTTACACTTACAACAATAGGATATGGTGACGTATATCCTGTAACTGTTGCAGGTAAATTCATTGCAGCAGGTGTTGCTATTTTAGGAATTGCAGTATATGCAATTCCTACAGGTATCATGGCATCTGCTTTTACTGAAGAATTAAGAAAAAGAAAAGAACAGAAAAACAATACATGCCCTCATTGTGGAAAGGATATAACACATAGTTAG
- the ggt gene encoding gamma-glutamyltransferase: protein MDVNHIEKSFVPTADKKCSVAKKGMVASAFPDATKAGVEMLKKGGNAIDAACATALALGVCEPQASGIGGQSMGIVHFNGKSFAIDGSSRAPSLAHSSVYKSKRRRKIGYKATTIPSTLATIGFLHERYGRLDWQKIVAPSIRIAKRGYKITKLQHDLQERELENFLSLKSKSGAKYFLKDGEVAYDVGDRFVQDDLAETLKIISEYGYTVFYHGSIAKTISEDMKKNGGLIRDEDLAFMPEPLIKKPLSRKYRHLDIVTLPPPAAGRTLLLTLMMLNHLPSKFLRSSKPSSYHFVAETFRKAFVHRLQRPFHRHTYEQAKDKLHLQRSFAKQMADSIHNSMDATLPMIDPEFGGEDTTHLSTMDNDGNAVGITQSVELAYGSKAAADGLGFLYNNYMSAFEFTNPNHPFYIRPNAIPWTSVSPALVFNDSKVWMVVGSPGSQRIFSTVTQFLSRIIDGNLPMSDAIRRPRFHCSIGGTVSIEEGGFRNEIVNYLRDMGYQISVKERYSFYHGAIHATMKLQSQTGFHGVAEVRRDGTAEGLD from the coding sequence TTGGATGTAAATCATATAGAAAAATCATTTGTTCCTACTGCAGATAAAAAATGCTCTGTTGCCAAAAAGGGAATGGTTGCATCTGCATTCCCTGATGCTACAAAAGCAGGAGTTGAGATGCTCAAAAAAGGAGGAAATGCAATTGATGCTGCGTGTGCAACTGCTTTGGCATTAGGCGTATGTGAGCCTCAAGCATCAGGAATTGGAGGTCAATCCATGGGAATTGTGCATTTTAATGGAAAATCTTTTGCAATTGATGGTTCAAGTCGTGCCCCCTCATTAGCACATTCATCCGTATACAAATCTAAAAGACGTCGTAAAATAGGTTACAAGGCAACTACTATCCCAAGTACTTTGGCAACAATAGGATTTTTACATGAAAGATATGGTCGATTGGATTGGCAAAAAATTGTTGCACCTTCCATACGAATTGCAAAACGTGGTTATAAAATTACAAAACTTCAACATGATCTACAAGAAAGGGAATTAGAAAACTTTCTTTCATTAAAATCAAAATCTGGTGCAAAATACTTTCTAAAAGATGGTGAGGTAGCATATGATGTTGGAGATAGATTTGTTCAAGATGATTTAGCTGAAACTCTAAAGATAATTTCTGAATATGGTTACACTGTTTTTTATCATGGATCTATTGCAAAAACTATCTCTGAAGATATGAAAAAAAATGGAGGTCTAATTAGAGATGAAGACTTGGCATTTATGCCTGAACCTCTTATCAAAAAACCACTTAGCAGAAAATACCGCCATCTAGATATTGTGACTTTGCCTCCTCCTGCAGCAGGACGCACATTATTGCTTACACTAATGATGTTGAATCACTTACCTTCAAAATTTCTTAGAAGTTCAAAACCCAGTTCGTATCATTTTGTTGCTGAAACGTTTCGAAAGGCATTTGTACATAGACTTCAACGACCATTTCATCGTCACACCTATGAACAAGCAAAAGACAAACTTCATCTGCAAAGATCATTTGCAAAACAGATGGCTGACTCTATTCATAATTCCATGGATGCAACATTGCCTATGATAGATCCTGAATTTGGTGGGGAGGATACAACACATCTTTCAACCATGGATAATGACGGTAATGCAGTTGGAATAACTCAATCTGTCGAATTAGCATATGGCTCAAAGGCAGCAGCAGATGGGTTGGGGTTTTTGTATAATAATTACATGTCTGCTTTTGAATTTACAAATCCAAACCACCCATTCTACATAAGACCAAATGCGATTCCTTGGACTTCGGTATCCCCTGCATTGGTTTTCAATGATTCAAAAGTATGGATGGTGGTTGGAAGTCCTGGAAGTCAAAGAATTTTTTCAACAGTAACCCAATTTCTTTCTAGAATTATTGATGGAAATCTTCCAATGAGTGATGCAATTAGACGTCCTAGATTTCATTGTTCAATAGGTGGCACAGTAAGTATAGAAGAAGGTGGATTTCGTAATGAAATTGTTAATTATCTACGAGATATGGGTTATCAAATTTCTGTAAAAGAAAGATATTCGTTTTATCATGGTGCAATTCATGCCACAATGAAATTGCAATCTCAAACAGGATTTCATGGAGTAGCTGAAGTTAGACGTGATGGCACAGCAGAAGGATTAGATTGA